Part of the Geobacter pickeringii genome, CCGCCTCGATCTGGAGAATTACGTCTCCGCAGGTGTCGGGAGACCAGTAGAAGGTCTTTCCCACCGGGAAGTTGTGGTTGACGAGGCTCTGGGCCTGGCCGGCGCACTGCAACTCCAGCTTCGTGCCGTGGGGCTTGATCCGGGCCTCGGCGTTGGCGTCGGTGGGAAGTCCCTTGATCGCCACGGTGTAGTTGGGCTGGCGTCCCGCGGCGCCGGCCTGCACCTGGGCTCCCCTGGCCAGGAAGGCGAAGAGGGAGCCTTCGAGGGGGAGCGCACCGCCGAGGGTCTGCCGGGGGGCGTAGCCCGACGCGGTGCCGCGGACGAAGGGGGCGGCGGGCCCCTTGATGAAGCGCCAGGCGAGGCCGTCGGGGCCGAGGAGAATCGGTCCTGCCTGCTGGGGTGTCATGCCGAGGGTGGCGGCCAGGACCTGCTCCTCCCAGAGGGTCTGGAGCTGGCTCGCCGATTCGCGGCGGACGTAGGCCCAGAGGTAGTCGAGGGGGCCGGTTACGAGGCGCCAGAATACCTCGTCGCCGCTGCTCCCTGCCACGCTGGCTTTCAGGCGGCCGGCGGCGTTCCAGCCGGCGTAGAAGGGGCTCTTGCCGGTGGCCGGGTCGTCGCCGAAGGTCTGGGAGGCGAGCTGGAATGCCTGCTGTCGCGACGAGGCGGCCGGGGCGATGGCGGCAAGGGCCGCCTGGTACTCCTGCCATGCCCGCGATGTCGCCAGGGGCGTTTCGATGTTCTTGGCCATCGCCTCGGCACCGAGCTTCTGGCCCAGGGTGCCGATGAGGTGCCTGCCGCCGTCGGTGGCCCGGGTGACCGCGCCGGGGGCGGCAGTGCCGGCCCGGGCCGTCTGGAGGGCGTAGAGCTGGGCCACGAAGGGGGGGGCCCCTTCTTTGCCGACGAGGGGGATCAGTTCCTGGGCCATCCGGTTCAGGAGGGTGAGGTACGGCCCCTGGTCGGTGGCCATCCGCGTTGCCGCCTGCTGCCACTCCCGGGAACCGCGGAGCCGCTCGGCACCCCGGGGAAAGGCGGCGGCGAACCCCTGCCATGAGGCCAGGGCTGCGTTGCGGTGCCAGGCGGCAAGCCCCTGGCGGGGAGCCGCCAGAAGGCGCTGGTCGCCGAGGGCCGCCTCCAGCTCCCGGACGAGGCCGTCGAGCTGCTCTTTCCCCTTGCGGGAGAAGGAGGGGGGGACGCTCCGTTCGCCGGCAACGGGGATGCTTCCGCCCCAGAACTCCGCCAGGGTCACGGCGGGGAGCCCCGCGTGCCGGTCGACCCAGGGGGCAAGCCAGGCAAGGCTTTCACCCTTGAAGGGGATCATCTGCCGGAGCCATCCCTGGAGCTGGGCCATTTCCTTCGCCAGGTCAGGGGAGTCGGCCCTCCAGGCGAGGTAGTGGAGATAGAGGGTGCCGAAACGCCGGCGGGCATCGATTCCCGACTGGCTTTCGGCGGCGAGGAACGAGACCGAGGCGGCCTGCGGCATGGCCTGGAGGTCGGCAAGGGGCTTGCCGTCCCTGCTCGCCTTCAGGACGTTGATCCGCCGGGCGAGGTGGATGGCGTACTGGGCGTAGAGCTCGTCCGGGGTGGCGGGGGAGAGCCCGGCGATGCCGGCGGCGAGCTGCCGGTCATAGGGGGCGAGGAAGCCGTCGCGGAACTGGCGGCAGAACTTCTCCTTCAGCGCCCGCTCCACCGTCGCGCTTTCGGTGAGACCGAAACGGGGGAGCCACCAGGCGCGGTTCCGCTCCTCCACCCGCAGGATTCCCTGCCGGAATGCGTCGAGGACCAGGAGGTCGTTCACCGGATCGCCGGCCAGGCGCGGGGTCCGCTCGAACTGGCGCGCGACCTCGCGGATGGTCGTCATGTTCTTCACGAAGGAGAAGGAGAGGAGGCCGCAGAGCGCCACGCCGAAGAGGAGCCACGAGACGAGCCCCAGGTTGCCGGTGACCGAGCGCCACTGGAGTGCCCGGCGGGTGGGGAAGAGGAGCCGCCGGTCCGCCGGCAGGACCCGGGCGAAGAAGTCGTGGAGAAAGAGGCCGCGGCTGGTGCCGGGGAGCGGCGTCCGTTCCGCCACCGGGGCGACGGTTTCGTCGAAGCGGGAGAAGGGGGTTCCCTCCTGGCGGCCGCTGGAAAAGAAGAGCCCCCGCAGGACCGGGGTCTCCTGGTAGGGGTTCTCGCGGAACGCCCCTTCCATAAAGGCAGCGAGGCCGGTGCCCAGATGGGCGAACTCCTCGGGGAAGAGGGCGAGGGAGGGACCCGCTTCCCGGGCTGCCGGCTGGTGGAGGAGCTGGAGCCGCAGGCTGCGGAGCCGTTCGGTCACCCCCTCCAGCGCCCGGGCGGTGAACGCCGCCACGTCGGTGGAGAGCTCGCGGTTGATCATCCCCATCGGCTGGCGCAGCGCCGCCTCGGGGATGAGGGAGGCGAAGCGGTCGATCCCCTGGATCAGGTCGCATTTGGTGACCAGCACGTAGATCGGAACCCGTATCCCGAGGGCCCGCATCAGCTCGTCCACCCGCCGCCGCATGGTCCGTCCCTCTTCGGCGAGAACCTCCTGGTCTCCCGCGAGGAGCCGGTCAGCTGCCACCGTGAGGATCAGGCCGTTCAGCGGCTCCCGGCGCCGGTGCTTGATCAGGAGCGCCAGGAGCTTCTGCCACTCGTCCCGGTCCTTCTCGCCGTCGATGGGGACGGAGTACCTGCCGGCGGTGTCGAGGACGATGGCCTCCTCGAAGAACCACCAGTCGCAGTTGCGGGTGCCGGAGAGCCCCGACTCCCGGTTGGCGTCGGCAAGGGGGGAGGCGAGGCGGGCGCTGGCGAGGCTCGTGCTCTTGCCGGATCCGCTCTCCCCGATGACGAGGTACCACGGCAGGACATAGAGCGGATTCCCCTGCCGCCGGAGGTGGGATCCCTTCAGGGTGGCGATCCCCTCCTTCCAGCGGTCCTGCAGCTGGGCGAGGTGCTCCCGCTCCCGGCCGGGCATGGCCCGGAGGACGCTGGTGTCCTGCGCGATCACCTCCTGGACGAAATTCTGTTCGCGGCGGCGGAGCATGAGCGCGCGGAGCAGGGCGATGCCGGCGCCGCCGGCGGCCAGCAGCAGGAGGAGGCAGAGGGCAACCCACCACGGCCAGTCGAGGGCGAGGACCACCCCGAACGCGAGGAGGCCGACGAGGAGCACCCCGCCGGCGATGAGGATCCATTTCATCGATTTGAGAGCCAGCTCTTTCATCTCAGTACGGCACCGTCCTTAGGAAATTGTCCCCCACGCCCGCGAGCGTGAAGCGGTAGACGAGGAAGAGGATGACGAAGAGGAGCGCCGGCGCCGCGAGGCAGACGGCGGCAAGGGGAGAAACGCGCGCGCCGCGGCGGGGAGGGGCCTGCGGCGGTGCCTCCGCCGGCCAGGCATCGGGAAAGAGCTCGGTCCGCTCCAGGGAGGGGAGGCCGACGGAACTCCCGACGAGAAGCTTCAGCTGGGCGGTCCTGATCTGGTCGAGCTGGTATTCGTCCCCCGGTTTGCAGTACCTGCCGGTGAAGCCGAGGGCCAGGCAGAGGTAGTAGACCTCGCGCACCTCCCGCTGGTGGAGGCCGAGCTGGTCGAGCCGGCGGAAGAACTCCTCCCCCGCTTCGGTGGTGTCGTGGTGGAGCCGCTGGAGCTGTTCCCGCAGCCAGAGCCCCTTTTCGTTCCATGAGGAGGAGAGGACCGCCTCGTCGATCCATGCGCAGACGGCGAAGCGGGCCAGCTCGAACTCGTCCCGGGGGATGTCCGCGCGGCGGGCGTTGGACTCGGCGGCGGCGAGGAGCAGGTCCACCTCTCGGCGGATGTCGCCGTAGGGGGGGTGGCGAAGTGCGGCGGTCCGGAGAAAGTGGGCGACGTAGGCCACAAGTTCGGTGAAGCAGTCGGTCAGGTGCATGCAGCTCCTCCCGTGGGGGCAGACGGAGTGGGCGAGCGGCCGCCGGCAGGCGGGTCCGCCGTGCCACGGAGGTGGGACAGGGGAGTGCCTGGCGAAAGGGCGCCGCCGGGATTCACGTCATGGTGTGCGATTGTTGGTGCAGGATTGCTGAAAGATGATTCCGCGAGGAATCTGCGAAGGCCGTCTCCCGTTGCGGGGGACGGAATTGATGGTCGCCTCCTGCGATACGTGCGGCGCAAGAGTAGAGGGAAGATGATTAAAAGTCAATAATAAAACTTAATGTTAATTTTACAAAATTAATAATTCGGAGTCACATCCGTGTGAAATCGTCGGAGGCCTCCATCACCTCGGGCATCCGGGAGAGTTCCGTCACGAGGCTGGCCGAGACGTCGTCGGCGGCCCAGGCAGTGGCGGTGCCCCAGCGGCGCCATCCTCCTCCATCCCGCAGGGAGCTCTGGGGCTTGTCCGGCGGCGGGGGCTGCGGCGTCGCGGGAGACGGGGGTTCGGCCGGTGCCGGCGCTTCCCCCTGCTTCGGCTCTTCGCCCGGTTTGAGGAACTTGTCGTCCAGGGTCTTGAAGGCCTTCTTGACCTCTTTTTCGGGGAAATAGACGTTCACCGTTATGAAGGCACAGGAGACGAGAAGCCCCGCCGCTCCCGCCGCCAGCCACCGAAGTACCGATGCGCTCATGTCAACCTCTCTCCTCTCTCCCCGCGACGGCGGGGAGTTTTACGGGGGATCTCCGTGTCAGGCATGGGCAAAGAATTCCCGGAAGGCGGCCACCGTCCGCTCGATGTCGGCGGCGGTCACGTCCAGATGGGTCACGAGGCGGATGCTCTCCCTCCCGGAGATGAGAATTTCCCGCTCCCGGAGGAAGGGGACGAGGCGATCGGCCGCGTCGGGTGCCAGGGAAACGAAGACCATGTTGGTCTGGACCTCCGCCGGGTCGATGGCGACTCCCGGGATCGATGCGAGCCCCTCCGCCAGGAGCCGGGCGTTGGCGTGGTCCTCGGCGAGCCGCGTCACGTGGGAGGTGAGGGCGACGATCCCCGCGGCGGCGAGGCTTCCGGCCTGGCGCATCCCCCCGCCCAGCACCTTGCGCCAGCGCCGGGCGGTCCCGATCAGCTGGCGGCTGCCGCAGAGAAGCGAGCCGACCGGCGCGCCGAGCCCCTTGGAGAGGCAGACGGAGACCGTGTCGAAGTGGCGGGAGATCTCCCGGACGTCGACCCCGAGCTTCACGGCGGCGTTGAAGATCCGGGCGCCGTCCAGGTGCAGGGCGAGCTCCCGCTCGCGGGCGAAGGCGGCGGCCCGGCCGAGGTAGTCGAGGGGGAGGACCGCGCCGGCGGTGGTGTTCTCCAGGCAGAGGAGGCGGGTGCGGGCGAAGTGGGGGTCGGTGGGCTTGATGGCCCGGGCCACCTTCGCGAGGTCGAGGGTGCCGTCGGGCTCGAAGTCCAGGGGCTGGGGCTGGATGCCGCCGAGGACCGCCGCCCCTCCTCCCTCGTAGCGGTAGCAGTGGGCCGTCTGGCCGGCGATGTACTCGTCACCCCGGCCGCAGTGGGAGAGGAGCGCCAGGAGGTTCGTCTGGGTGCCGCTGGCGGCGAAGAGGGCCGCCTCGGTGCCGAGCATCTCGGCTCCCAGGGCCTCCAGACGGTTGACGGTGGGATCCTCGCCGTAGACGTCGTCCCCCACGGGGGCGTCGGCCATGGCGGCCCGCATGGCGGGGGTCGGTCTCGTAACGGTGTCGCTGCGCAGGTCGATGATCTTCACGGATTCCCCTTATCTGCCCGGCGCGGGCCTGATCTCCCGGCCCGGGCTCACGAAGGATATTCCCTGTCCCGAGCGGGCGCCGATCATGATCGCCTCGACCACCGGCTCGCTCACCTCCTTCGGGGCTTCCCACCGGACGATGTAGTGGGCGCCAAAGCCGCCGGCGGTGTCCTGCTCCTTCAGGAAGAAGTTCGTGGACCCCTGGGGGGCGAGGGGGTGGGGAGCGGCAAGGGAGCGTTTGACGAGCCTGCCGTTGGAATCGTGGTAGTCGACCGCCGTGACGGTGATGACGCCGACCGGGTCGGTATTGCGGATGCTAAGGGTGGCCGCCAGGTTGAAGGGGAGCGCCCGGTCGCCGGTGTAGACGTGGGAGTAGACCGGCACGTAGAGGGTCTGCCCCCGGGAGAGTCGCGGCTCCGCCCCGACCGTAGCGGTGCAGAGAAACGTGAGGATCCCTGCCGCAACGAGCAGGCGACCGAATGATGTGATGCCCATGACACCTCCTGGATGGTGTGCTACCAGTGGCAGCTGCCGCCGCCGCGCTTTTCGAGGTACTGCTGGTGGTATTCCTCGGCCTGCCAGAAGGTGGCGGCCGCGGTGATCTCAGTGACGATGGGGCGGCTGTGGCGCCCCGACCGCTGCTCCCGCTCCCGGGACGCCGTGGCGGCCAGCTCCTGCCGGACGGAATGGCAGAAGATCGCCGAACGGTAGTTGGTGCCGACGTCGGGGCCCTGCCGGTTCAGCTGGGTCGGGTCGTGGCACCCCCAGAAGACCTCCAGGAGCTCGTCGTAGGAGAGCTGCGCCGGGTCGAAGGTCACCTCCACCGCTTCGGCGTGGCCGGTGGTCCTGGAGCAGACCTCCTCGTAGGTCGGGCGCTCCTTCCACCCTCCCGTGTACCCCACCCGGGTCGCGACGACCCCCTTCACGGCGCGAAACGCCGCCTCCACCCCCCAGAAGCATCCCGCCGCAAAGGTCGCCGTCTCACGCCGCTGCGCATCGTTCATGGTCCGTTCCTCCCCCGCTCCCTTTGTGTCCGCCTATAAACCATAGCCCCTCGGGGGGGGCCGGTCAAGGCGCGGGGGGGAGCCATTGCGGCGGGACGGCATCGCGCCACCCCAGCCGGTCGAACAGGGCGAGGAGTCCCGCATCGATGGGGGCGGAGATTGTGAATGCCCTCCCTGACGCGGGGTGGGGGAGGGTGAGCTCGGCGGCGTGGAGGAGGAGCCGGCCACACGCAAACTGCTCGCGGAAGAGGCGGTTGTGGCGTCCCTCGCCGTGGGTGGTGTCGCCGATGATCGGGTGGCGCAGGTGCTTCAGGTGGCGGCGGAGTTGGTGCCGGCGGCCGGTTTTTGGCTCCAGGAGCACCAGCGAGTAGCGGCTCGTGGGGTAGCGTCCCGTGGCGACGGGGAGCTCCGTCGCGGCCAGTCGCCGGTAGAGGGTCACCGCCTCCCGGGGGAGGCGGTTGGCGCCTTCCGTCCCGTCGAACCGGTCCGGTTCCTCCGTGAGCGGGTGGTCGATCACTCCGTCGTCGGGAACGATTCCCCGCGCCACCGCCAGGTACCGCTTGGCGACGGCTCCCGCGGCGAAGGCGTCGGTGAGGCTTCGCGCCGCCTCCGGCGTCAGGGCGAAGAGGAGGAGGCCGGAGGTCGGCTTGTCGAGGCGATGGACCGGGTAGACATGGCGCCGGAGAAGGTCGCGCACCTCCTGGAGGGCGAAGCGGGTCTCGTGGCGGTCGATGGGGCTGCGGTGGACGAGGAGTCCCGCCGGCTTGGCAACGGCGACCAGATGGTCGTCCCGGTGGAGGATGGCGATGGCCGGGGCGCTCATTCCTTCCCTCCGTCCGGGGAGGGGAGCAGTTCTGCCACGATCTCCAGGAACTGGGTCACGAGCCGGTAGGTGATCCCCCAGAGAACCGGCTTCTCCGCCACGGGAAGGCGGATGGCGGGGCGGACGAAGCTCTCGCTCCCGAAGCGAACCGTGGCGCTGGTGTGGCGACGCCGGTCGGCGAGGACGGCGAGGGGGACCCAGAAAGGGTCCCGCACCTCGGCGCCCGGCACCAGGCGAGGGGGAGCGTCGATGGCATAGACGAAGCAGGAGACGAGGACCGGCAGGTGGGCGCCGGTTATGTCGGAGAGCCGGCCGAGGAAGCGGGCGCCGGCCAGGTCGAGCCCCAGTTCTTCCCGCGTCTCCCGCTCGGCTGCGGCGCGGGTGGTGGCGTCGGCCGGCTCCACCTTTCCGCCGGGGAACCCCAGGTCGCCGGACCAGGGGTCGCCGTCATGGGCGGCCCGCTCGATGAACAGGACCGACGGAGAATCCGGGCCGGGGGCCAGCACCAGTGCCACCGCGGCGCGGGTGCGCCCCTCTGCCGGGATGATCTCCGGCTCCCGTGACGCCAAGCGCTCTGCCACCGCCTCCCACCATCCGCTTCCCTGCCGTCGTGTCGGTTCCATTGCTTCACCCTACCCCAGATCGGCGCCGGCGGCAACCCCGCCGCGGCTGGGCGGTTGTAATTTCGGCGCGTGTTGGGGTATCATGAATCCGATCTAACAGCCGGAAGGAGCGGTCATGACCCATCCCCCCTTTTCCCTCGCCCGCAGCATCGGCGCCACCCCCCTGGTGGAGCTGCGCCATCTCAACCCCAATCCCCGGGTCCGGATCCTCGCCAAGCTGGAGGGGAACAACGTCGGCGGCTCGGTGAAGGACCGCCCCGCCCTCTACATGCTCACCAAGGCGGAGGAAGGGGGGGAACTGACGTCGGAGAAGACGATCCTGGAGCCGACCTCGGGGAATACCGGCATTGCCCTCGCCATGCTCGGCACTGCCCGGGGATACCGGGTGAAGCTCGTGATGCCCGCCTGCGTCAGCCTGGAACGGCGGGCCGTCCTGGAAGCCTACGGCGCCGAGCTGGTCCTCTCCCCGGCGGAGGAGGCGACCGACGGGGCGATCCTCCTCGCCCACCGCATCCTCGGGGAGGAGCCCGACCGCTACTACATGCCGAACCAGTACGCCAACCCCCACAACCCCCTGGCCCACTACGAGACCACGGCACCCGAGATCGACCACGCCACCGGCGGAAGCATCGACTTCTTCGTGGCCGGCATGGGGACGGGTGGTACCCTGATGGGGGTGAGCCGCTACTTTCGGGAGAAGAAGCCGGGGGTGGGGATCGTGGGGGTGGAGCCGCGCCTCGGCCACCGGGTCCAGGGGCTCAAGAACATGCAGGAGGCGATCGTTCCCGCCATCTACGACCCCGCCGCCCTGGACCTCAAGCTGACGGTCCAGGATGAGCCGGCCTTCGAGACCGCCCGGGAGCTCGCGGGACGCGAGGGGCTCTTCGTCGGGATGTCGAGCGGCGCGGCGGTGGCCGGTGCTATCCAGGTGGCGACGGACGCCCCCGCCGGGAGCACCATCGTGGTCCTCCTCCCCGACCGGGGGGACCGCTACCTCAGCACCTCCCTCTTCCGCTCCGTCTGCGGCAACTGCCCCCCCTGACGGGGAGCTGGCCGGAACTACGCAAAAAGCCCGCGAAAGCGGGCTTTTGTCTTTGGGGAGCATCCCGGAGGGTCAGAGGCTTCGCAGGAACTCAAGGAGAGCGTCGTTGAACGCCCCCGGGTGCTCCAGATTCGCCATGTGCCCCGCCTGGGGGACGATGCAGAGCCGGCAGCCAGGGATGGCGGCGGCGATGGCCCGGGCGTTTTCCGGCGGAGCGGCCCGGTCCTCCGCGGCGCCGATGGCCAGCGCCGGAAGGGCGAAACCGCCGAGGAGCGGGGTGTAGTCCTTCCGTTCCCGCATGGCGAGGAGCCCGCCGGCGAGCCCCCGGGAGTCGGTCTCCGCCATCCAGCGGGAGACCTCGCCCACGAGCTTCGGCCGCTCCGTAAGGGAGGCGTCGGCGAAGAGGATGGTGCGGAAGGCGTCCACCACCACCTGGGGGCCGAGCCGCGTCACCTCCTGGGCGAGCTGGAGCCGCCGTGCCTTTCCCGCCTCGTCGTCGGCGGTGGCGCGGGTGGTGATGAAGACGGCGCCCCGAATCCTCTGCCGGTGGCGCTCCAGCAGGTTCATCAGGACGTAGCCTCCCATGGACATCCCGCCGATCACCGCTTCGCCGATGCCGAGGTGGTCGAGGAGTTCCGCCACGTCGTCGGCGAAGAGCTCCATGGAGTAGGGACCCTCGGGGGCGTCGCTCTCGCCGAAGCCACGGAGATCCGGCGCGATCACCCGGAACCCGGCGCCGGTGAGGGCCTGGATCTGGGGGTGCCACATCCGCCGGCAGAGGGGGAAGCCGTGGATCAGGAGCACCGCCGGCCCGCTGCCGTGGTCGTCGTATGCCATGGTGATGCCGTTGATGACTGCGCGCATGTTCGTCCTCCGCTGTCGTTGCTGGTCGATGAGAGATTTCAGTGCCGGGCGACCTGCAGGGTGAGCCACGCCACGAGCGCGTAGCGGGCAAGCTTTCCCGCCGTTACCAGGAGGGTAAAACGGCCGAAACCGACCCGCAGGACTCCCCCCACGAGGCACAAGGGGTCGCCGACCACCGGAAGCCAGGAAAAGAGGAGCGACCAGGCGCCGAAGCGGTCGTAGCGGAGCCGGGCCTTCCGTTCGGTCTCCTCGTCGATCCGCAGCACCCTCCGGACGAGGAACGGTCCGCCGAAGAGCCCGATGGCGTAGGTCGAGCAGGCCCCGAGCGTATTCCCCCCCGTGGCGACCGCCACGGTGAGGAAGGGGTCGTGCCGGGCCACGAGCATCGCCACCAGGAGCCACTCGGAGCCGAGCGGCACCAGGGTCGAGGCGAGGAAGCTCAGGGCGAAGAGGGCCGGCTGACCGTGACTGGCGAGAAACTGCTCCATGGGGGCCAAGGTACCGGAAGGAGGGGGGAAGTGTCAAAGGGTTTGGGGGAGTCCACTTTTTTCTCTGGGAGAGTCCTCTGCCCACTTCAGGACTTTCAATGGAAATGTGACAAAGTAGAATTAACCAAACGAGACTTTTTCTTGCGATATCGGCCGAGGTCTTCGGAATCGTTCGCCTCATCGTCGTCAGACGCTTTCTCGGATGCTGCGCTAAGAACACCATCAATACCTGACAGTGCACCAGGTGCTTTCACGGTGACAACGGAAGCTTTCTTCTTTCCTTTCCAGTTAAACCATCGTCCGGCGAACTGATCTGAACCCTCAAAGAAAACCAAATAGCTGCCGGTATTGAGCCCCTTCAGGAAGTACTTGCCGTCCTGGTCCGTGTGAGAGGTCCCGACCAATCCTTGTGTGAACGCGTTAAAGAGCTTCACTTCGTGGAATGCAATCCCCTTGTTCTCCTCGTCGGTCACAATACCGGAAATGCTCCCGCCACCGGGCAGGAGCAGTGCATCAATAGCAGTGATGTTTTCAGTGCCTGAAACGGGGATGGTGTCCGCGTGCACCATGTCTTCCCTGTCCTTATACCATTGCCTGATGAACCCCGAGTCGAGGGTGTCGAATTCGATCTTGTAGTTTCCGCCGGGGAGACCATTGATGACGAAGTTCGAGTTGAAACTTGTCCAGCTCCATGATGAGGAGACAACTTCACCGGTGATGGCATCGTACGCCCTTACCAGCACCGCTTCCGGCGATGGGCAGGAGTTGATCTTGATTGTCCCGGAGATGCTTCCTCCCCTGGCGAGGCTCGCGTCGATACCGGTCAATACATTTGGGGCGCTCACCGTCAGGGGGATTGCATCCACCCTGGTGCGTGCATCCTTGTACCAGGAGCTTAAATAACCACCCATGGCGGACCACCTGCCGTCGAATCGGACGTTGTAGGTGCCGCTCGGCAACCCGCTGAGTGTGTAGGTGCCGCGAAAATCGGTCGAAGTAATATCGGCCAGGTTGCCGGTAAGGGTATCATATGCCGCTACCTGTGCGTACCGCACCCCCGCGCCGTTAGTGCTGTCCGTTACCGTCCCTGAGATGCTTCCACCTTTCTCCAACGAAGCATCAATGCCGGTCGTTTCAGCGGCGGCTACCAAAACAGAGGTAGCTTTAGCCCTGTTCCGGGATGAGTTGTACCATTCATTTACGTATCCGGGGCTGCTGAAAAGTACCGCGTAAGGGCCCCTCTTCAGGCCGGTGAGGGTGTAAACGCCGGCAGCATCTGTAAACGCATAGTTGGCTTCAAGCGCCCCGACTTGTCCATACGCGGAGACATATACTCCCTCGATCCCTGCCCCAGTCGATTTGTCCGAAACTCTGCCGGAGATGCTTAACCCTTTTGTCATGGCTGCATCAATGCCGGTCAGCTCCAGCGGAGCCGTTATCGAAATGGGGATGGGCCTATCCGTGTCAGACGGCAAACTGTACCAGAGCGAAACATAACCCCACAAAGAGAAACGAATCTTAAATGAACCGTTTGGAAGCCCCTTGAGAGAATAAGAGCCGTCCGGCAGCGTGATGGTGCCGTAACCCCGGCGCGTTTTAGTATCCTCTGCGAAAACCATGACGCTACCGAGACCTGTTCCGGTATCCAGATTCGTCACCTTCCCCGAAATGCTTCCCCCCTTGAGCAGAGCTGCATCGATGCCGGTCTTTGCCTCAGGCTGGACAACGTGCACGATGTCCGAGCATGTCATGCCGGCTTTGTTGTTGAACCATTTACTCAAATAGCCGCTTGCATATTCGCTGAATTGGATTTTGTAATCTCCGCTGGTAAGTCCTGAGATGGTATATAGGCCATTTGCGTCGGTTACCGTGCCGTTGATCCACATGCCGGAGTTGCTGTCAATCGCGGTCACGTAGACGCCGGGAATGCCTGCGCCGGTTAGACTGTCGGTTACCGTGCCGGAGATGCTGCCCCCCTTGACCAATGCCGCGTTGATGCCGGTGGTTGCCTTGTTTGCAGTGACGACTACCTTCGTAGCAGCTTCCGTGCTCTCCTTACCGTCGTACTGACCTTCCCCCCATCATTCAGCCATTTGGAAGTTAGTGATTTGGCCTTGTTGGGGTAAAGAGTTGGCAAATTCTTCCGGCGTCAAATTGTTCAGCGAACTGTGCGGCCGGAATGTGTTGTAGTCCTTGCGCCATGCTTCGATCTTTTTTCTCGCGTCGTACAAGTCAATGAATACGTTCTCGTTGAGGCATTCCTCGCGCAGTTTGCCGTTGAAGCTTTCAATATAAGCGTTCTGTACCGGTTTCCCCGGCTGAATGAAGCGCAACCTTACTTTTTTCTCGTAAGCCCAGGCATCCATTGCCCTGCTTATGAATTCCGGACCGTTATCCACGGTGATGACCT contains:
- a CDS encoding PLP-dependent cysteine synthase family protein, whose translation is MTHPPFSLARSIGATPLVELRHLNPNPRVRILAKLEGNNVGGSVKDRPALYMLTKAEEGGELTSEKTILEPTSGNTGIALAMLGTARGYRVKLVMPACVSLERRAVLEAYGAELVLSPAEEATDGAILLAHRILGEEPDRYYMPNQYANPHNPLAHYETTAPEIDHATGGSIDFFVAGMGTGGTLMGVSRYFREKKPGVGIVGVEPRLGHRVQGLKNMQEAIVPAIYDPAALDLKLTVQDEPAFETARELAGREGLFVGMSSGAAVAGAIQVATDAPAGSTIVVLLPDRGDRYLSTSLFRSVCGNCPP
- a CDS encoding alpha/beta fold hydrolase → MRAVINGITMAYDDHGSGPAVLLIHGFPLCRRMWHPQIQALTGAGFRVIAPDLRGFGESDAPEGPYSMELFADDVAELLDHLGIGEAVIGGMSMGGYVLMNLLERHRQRIRGAVFITTRATADDEAGKARRLQLAQEVTRLGPQVVVDAFRTILFADASLTERPKLVGEVSRWMAETDSRGLAGGLLAMRERKDYTPLLGGFALPALAIGAAEDRAAPPENARAIAAAIPGCRLCIVPQAGHMANLEHPGAFNDALLEFLRSL
- a CDS encoding YqaA family protein, which translates into the protein MEQFLASHGQPALFALSFLASTLVPLGSEWLLVAMLVARHDPFLTVAVATGGNTLGACSTYAIGLFGGPFLVRRVLRIDEETERKARLRYDRFGAWSLLFSWLPVVGDPLCLVGGVLRVGFGRFTLLVTAGKLARYALVAWLTLQVARH
- a CDS encoding carboxypeptidase regulatory-like domain-containing protein is translated as MVKGGSISGTVTDSLTGAGIPGVYVTAIDSNSGMWINGTVTDANGLYTISGLTSGDYKIQFSEYASGYLSKWFNNKAGMTCSDIVHVVQPEAKTGIDAALLKGGSISGKVTNLDTGTGLGSVMVFAEDTKTRRGYGTITLPDGSYSLKGLPNGSFKIRFSLWGYVSLWYSLPSDTDRPIPISITAPLELTGIDAAMTKGLSISGRVSDKSTGAGIEGVYVSAYGQVGALEANYAFTDAAGVYTLTGLKRGPYAVLFSSPGYVNEWYNSSRNRAKATSVLVAAAETTGIDASLEKGGSISGTVTDSTNGAGVRYAQVAAYDTLTGNLADITSTDFRGTYTLSGLPSGTYNVRFDGRWSAMGGYLSSWYKDARTRVDAIPLTVSAPNVLTGIDASLARGGSISGTIKINSCPSPEAVLVRAYDAITGEVVSSSWSWTSFNSNFVINGLPGGNYKIEFDTLDSGFIRQWYKDREDMVHADTIPVSGTENITAIDALLLPGGGSISGIVTDEENKGIAFHEVKLFNAFTQGLVGTSHTDQDGKYFLKGLNTGSYLVFFEGSDQFAGRWFNWKGKKKASVVTVKAPGALSGIDGVLSAASEKASDDDEANDSEDLGRYRKKKSRLVNSTLSHFH